The segment GCGGCGGCGATCTACGCCGCGCGCAAGGGCATCCGCACCGGCGTCGCCGCCGAGCGCTTCGGCGGCCAGGTGCTGGACACCATGGCCATCGAGAACTTCATCTCGGTGAAGGAAACCGAAGGCCCGAAACTGGCCCGCGCGCTCGAAGAACACGTGCGCGAGTACGAGGTCGACGTGATGAACCTGCAGCGTGCCAGCCAGCTGATCCCGGCGGGCGACGACGGCCTGCACACCGTGCGGTTCGACAACGGCGGCGAGCTCAAGGCCAAGACCCTGATCCTCGCCACCGGGGCGCGCTGGCGCGAGATGAACGTGCCCGGCGAGCAGGAATACCGTGGCCGCGGCGTCGCCTACTGCCCGCACTGCGATGGTCCGCTGTTCAAGGGCAAGCGCGTGGCGGTGATCGGCGGCGGCAACTCCGGCGTCGAGGCGGCGATCGACCTGGCCGGCATCGTCGCCCACGTCACCCTGCTGGAGTTCGGCGAAAGCCTGCGGGCCGACGCGGTGCTGCAGCGCAAGCTGAAAAGCCTGCCGAACGTGACCATCCTGACCATGGCGCAGACCACAGAGGTCAAGGGCGACGGGCAGAAGGTCACCGGGCTGGTCTACAAGGACCGCCACAGCGACGAGGTCCGCGACCTCGAACTCGAAGGCATCTTCGTGCAGATCGGCCTGCTGCCCAACAGCGACTGGCTCAAGGGCACGGTCAACCTGTCGCGCTTCGGCGAGATCGAGGTCGACGCCAAGGGCCAGACCAACATCCCCGGCGTATTCGCCGCCGGTGACGTGACCACGGTGCCCTACAAGCAGATCGTCATCGCCCTCGGCGAAGGCGCCAAGGCCTCGCTGTCGGCCTTCGACCACTTGATCCGCAGCAGTGCCCCGGTGATCTGAGGCGCGAAAGCGGCATGAAAAAAGGGAGCGGACCGCAAGGCTGCTCCCTTTTTCGTCGAGCCGGGAACCCGGCGCAGTCCCGCCACCGGATAGATAACCGCCGCCTGCGGTCTAGATGGCTACACCGGCCCCAACAGCGGCTCGGGTGAAAGCGCATGCCGGCCACGATGGGCCGTGCACCTCGTCTTTACGCAGTCCATGGAGCTGTCTCGATGAGCAAAGAAGGTTCGGTGCGGGCGCCGCGCGGGGTGGTGCTGACCTATCCCAACCGACATCACGAGCCCCAGCACGAACGAAGCGTCCACGCCGCGCTGGCCGAGCGGCTGGCGGACTTGCTGGGTTACCACTACGGCGGCGACTACCGCCCCGGAACGGTACCGGGCGGGCACATCTACCTGGTGCCTTCGGGAACCATTGTCGGCAGCCAGGAGGCGCGCGAGCTCGGCCTGGAGGCTGAAACCGACCTGTTTGGCGGCTTCGTTCCGCATCCCTTCGTGCAGACCAAGGCGATTACCCATCCGCTGGTGCGCAGCGAGGCCGATGCGCCGGTGGGCTGGTCCAGGGACTTCTGTGCGCAGGTGCGCGACAGCGTCCTGCCCGGTTACAGCGCATTCACCCGTGATAATGCCCGGGATGCCGGGTTGCGCCTGCTGCATGAAGGCCCCGTGCGGATCAAACCGGTGCGCGCCACCGGCGGCCGCGGGCAGGTCGAGATCCACGACGTGGCGGCGCTGGATCAGGCGCTGGCGGAACTCGACGAGCGAGAACTGGAAACCTATGGGCTGGTGCTGGAAAGCAATCTCGCACAGGTGACCACGTTCAGCGTCGGGCAAGTGCAAGTCGGCGATCAGCTGGCCAGCTACTACGGCACCCAGTGTCTGACGCCGGATAACAACGGTCAGCAGGTCTATGGTGGTTCCGATCTGGTGGTGGTCAGCGGCGATTTCGATGCGCTGCTGCGCTGCGATCTCGACGAGGCGACTCGTCTGGCCGTGGAGCAGGCCCGGGTCTATGACCGGGCGGCGCGCAGCTGCTTTCGGGGCCTGGTCGCCTCGCGGCGCAACTACGACATCGCCCGCGGTGTGGACGCCCGAGGCCGGGCCTGTTCCGGCGTGCTCGAGCAATCGTGGCGCATCGGCGGCGCCAGCGGTGCGGAAATCGCGGCGCTGCAGGCGCTGCGCGCTGACCCCGACCGGGTCGTTCACGCGGCGACCCGCGAGCTGTATGGCGAGAGCCAAGCGATTCCATCGGATGCCGAAGTGCTGTTTCGTGGTGAAGACAGCGAAATCGGTTTCGTGACCAAGTGCGTGGTGGTGCGGCATGGCAGCGCATAGCGAGGCAATCGACATCCTGGTCGATGAGGAGCACATCGCCGGGACCTTTCTGACGCCACCGCCGCGTATGCCTGGAGTGCTCTTCGTGCACGGCTGGGGCGGCAGCCAGCAGCGCGACCTGGAGCGCGCGCGGGGCATCGCCGGGCTCGGTTGCGTATGTCTCTCGTTCGACCTGCGCGGGCACGGTCAGACCTTCGCGCAGCAGCAGACCGTGACGCGCGAGCAGAATCTCAACGACGTTCTGGCTGCCTACGACATGCTGGCGGCTCACCCGCATATCGACCCGGCGGCCATCGCCGTGGTCGGGACCAGCTATGGCGGCTACCTGGCTGCGCTGCTGACCGGCTTGCGCCCCGTGAAGTGGCTGGCCCTGCGAGTGCCGGCGCTGTATCGCGACGAGGATTGGGCGGTGCCCAAGCGCCAGCTCGATCGCGCAGTGCTCAATGAGCTGCGCACCAGTCGCGTGCTGCCGACCGAGAACCGGGCCCTGGCGGCTTGCGCGCGGTTCGAGGGCGATGTGCTGCTGGTCGAGTCGGAGAAGGACCACCTGGTGCCGCACCAGACGATCATGAACTACCGGGCCGCCTTCCAGAAAACCCACTCGCTGACCCATAGGATCATCTTCGGCGCCGACCATGCGCTGAGCCATGAGCGCTGCCAGGAGGCCTACACCTCGATCCTGGTCAACTGGACGACCGAAATGGTCATCGGCGCGCGCCTACACGAGCGCTCTGCCGGTGGCTTCCGCCCGGTCGGCGAGCCGCCGCCGGACTGAGTTCAGCGCGGCGGCGTAGGCGGTGGGTTGGGGCCGACGAAGCGGCTCCAGCGCCGGTCCAGCACCTGTTGCTTGAGCACCTCGAGCACATCGACGAGAACCCCCTCCAGGGCCAGGTCGGTGTTTTCGTCCTGATACACCCAGGCGTCGAAGCACTCGTCGGCCAGGCGATTGGCCAGCGCCTGGAACTGCTCGCCGCGCAAGCCCTCGACAGCTGCCCTGATCAGCCGCGTGACAATGTCTATGAGGGCGGTGTCCAGGCTGTCGGCCAGATGGCCACCGAGCGGCAGGCGACGCAGGCGGCGAATCTCCGGGGTGTCTTCCATGGCTTGGTGGATCAGCTGGCTGACGTACCCGTCGATGTCGCCGCGGTTATCGCGGTAGCCGCTCTCCAGCATGCTCTGCACGCGGCGCGCGATGTCGGCGATCAGCCGCTGCTTGCGCGGCCGGATCACCTCTTCGATCAGCCGGCGCGACAGGTCGTCGGTACTGCCGAGCTCCTGCTGCATGCGGCCGAACAGGCGCACCATCACCCGGTCGGAGAGTTCCTCGATCAGCAGCAGGTAATAGCGGTTGATCACCCCGTACAGCGCCCAAGTGCGCATGTCGATCACGCCCAGGCGCTGCAGGCGAATCAGCAGGGCGCCCACGCGCAGCACCCGCAGCCAGCGGAAACCGGAGAGCGGTATGCAGCCGAGCACGTCGTACCAATGGGCGAACGGGTAGTAGTACCAGCGCGCATAACGGCGCTCGAACAGGGCGATGGTCCAGCCGAGTAGCACATCGAACAGAAACACCGCCACGAAGGCCAGGTCGATGAGCGGAAAGTGGGCGTGAACACGCTGGTCGTAGAGGCGGTGGGCAGCCGGCGCCACCTCGGCGATCAGCTGGTTGATCTGCGGCACCGCGAACAGGCTGTCGAACAGGATCAGCCCCAGGTTGAGGCAAACCAGCGCCACGACCAGCGCTTCCCAGGCCGCATGCAGGCCCTCGCGGGTCCGCATGCGCCGGTCGAGCGGTGAATCAGGCGTGCGTCGCATCGGGCGTGGCGGCCTGCCAGAGTACCTCGGCGCAGCCCTGGCGGCGCGCGATCAGGCGAGCCGCGACGAACAGCAGGTCGGACAGGCGATTCAGGTAAGCCAGCAACACGGGCCGCAACGGCTCACTGGAACTGAGCTGTTGGCAGCGTCGCTCGGCGGTACGCGTCAGGCTGCGGCACAGATGGGCCTGCGCGATGAGGCGCGAGCCCCCCGGCAGGATGAATTCCTTGAGCGGGCCGAGTTCGGCATTCCAGCGATCGATCGCAGCCTCCAGGCGGGCGACTTCCGCCTCGTCGAGTGCCTGGTACTCGGGCATCGCCAGCTCACCGCCGAGGTCGAACAGGCGGTGCTGGCAGGGCGCGAGCACCGGAATCAGCTCATCGAGCGCCGGCCACTGGATCTGCGCTTCGGCCAGTTCGGCCAGCAGCAGGCCGAGGTGGCTGTTGAGGGTGTCGACCTCGCCCATGGCCTCGACGCGCGGATGGTCTTTCGCCACCCTGCGGCCGTCGCCCAGGCCGGTTTCACCGCGGTCGCCGGTGCGGGTGTAGATCTTGGAAAGTCGGTTGCCCATTGCATGTCCTTGTCAGCTGTTGGCCGGCTCGGCTGTGGCCAGCGGTAAACGCAGGGTGAAGATGGCGCCCTGGCCGGGTTGCGACTGGACTTCCATCTGCCCCTTGTGATTGTTGGTGATGATGAAATACGAAACGGAAAGGCCCAGTCCGGTTCCCTGGCCGACCTCCTTGGTGGTGAAGAACGGCTCGAAGATGCGCTTGCGCACCGCCTCGGGAATGCCGCCGCCGTTGTCCTCGACCTGGATCTCCGCCCACGGCGGGTGGAACCGGGTGCGCAGGATAATCTGTCCCGGGCGGTCGCGGTCCTGCTTCTGGTGAATCGCCTGCGCCGCGTTCTTCAGCAGGTTGAGTAGCACCTGCTCCAGCTCGTTGCCGATGCAGGGCACCCGGTCGACCCGAGGGTCGAAGTCGCGGACGATACGGATGGCCTTGAAGTCGAAGCTGTCGAGCAGGGCGAAGTCGTTGCCGGCGATCTCCAGCGCCTGCTCGATCAGCCCGGTGAGCTGGCATTCGGCGAGCTGGCGGTTGCTCATGCGGCTGAAACTGAGCATGTGGCTGACGATCTTGGCCGCGCGCGAGCCGGCCTGCTGAATGCCGTCGAGCATCAGCGGGATTTCGCGCTTGTGCAGGTAGCGGTTGACGGCATCGAGGTGCACGCCGGTCTCCTCGGCCACCTCGCGGTTACGCTCCAGTTCGGGCGACAGGCGCCGGCGGATGTTCTGCACGTTGTGCAGGATCGCGCCCAGCGGATTGTTGATCTCGTGCGCCATTCCCGCCGCCAGGCTGCCGACCGACAGCATCTTTTCCGACTGCACCATCATTTCTTCCAGTCCGATGCGCTGGGTGATGTCGTCGATGCGGATCACCACGCCGCGTCCGGCGGCCCCGCTCAGCGGATAGAAAGTAAGGGTGTAATGCCGCATTTCATCGTTGCGCGTCCAGGTGACCCGCTCGATGACCTCCACCTCGCGGCGTTCGGCGGTCCGGCGGATCTGCGCGAGGTAGGGTTTGAGCGGCTCGAAGGCGATGAAGATCGGCTGGTTCAGCGCATCGTCCAGGGGGGTGCCGGACAGCACGCTGGCTTCGCGATTCCACTGCGTGATGTAGAGCTGTTCATCGAGGGCGATCAGTGCGGACGGCATCGAGTCGATGATGCTGTTGAGGTAGTTCTGGAAACCGGTGAGTTTCTGCTCGATCTTGCTGCGTACCTGAACCTCCAGCTCCAGGCGGCGGTTGGAGTTGCGCGTTTCCTCGGCCAGCCCCTGGGCCTGACTGAAAGCTTCCTGGGCATCGTCGCGGGCACGCTTGAGCTGCTGTTCGCGTGCCTCGATGCGCGACAGCATGGTGTTGAACGCATCGCCCAGGCGGCCGATCTCGTCGCCGTTGCCCGGCGCCGAACGCAGGGCATAGTTTTCCTCGCGCGTGACCTGTCTGGACAGCGCCTCCAGGTCACGGATCGGTTGGGTGATCAGCCGACGGATCTGTCGTGCGACCAGCAGCCAGAGCAGCAGGCTGATCACCAGGATCGCCGCGCTGGCGGTAAGCGTGCCGGTGTAGAAGGCGCCCGGCAGTTCGCTGCTGATCACCAGCAGCAGATGGCCGGGTGCGCCCGCTGCCTGGGGCAGCTCGCTGAGAAAGCTGGCGCGGATCTCGCCGGCGCGCCAGCTGGCGACCTCGTCCATGCGTTCCGGCAGCGGCAAGGCTTCACCGCGCTGGAGTTGGGCGTAGCGGTTGCCACGGGCGTCATAGATGGCCGCAGCCCGCAGCGGGGGATAGCCGCCGAGGCGTTGCAGAAAGGCTTGGGCGTCTTCGGCAGAGGTAAGGATGTCCTGGCTCAGGTGCGGCATCGAGGACAGCGCGCCGATGGTGTGCATCGCCTGGGGCGCGACGCTCTGGCGGGAGATCCAGTAGGCGGCGCTGATGAAGGCGAGATTGGACACCAGCAGCACGGCGGCGAGCAGGACCAGCAGCGCGGTGAGCAGCTTGCGGCCGACCGGCAGATTGGCGAGACGCTGACGCAGGTTCATCGGCTTGGCCGGGTTGCGGAGGGAGCCTGCAGGGTACCGGCTGTGTCAGTCGGGCGGCAATCCAAGCGCGATCAGCTTCGTCTGCAGGCGCCGCGCGAGCGCCTGCAGACGAGGCAGGGCGAGGCCCTGCTGCGCACCGGTGCGGCAGGCATGGCCGAGCAGGTAACCGATCTCCGTGCGTCGCCGCGCGGCCACATCCTGCTGCATGGATGAGTAGTTGGCGGCAGTCGCCTCGATCACCCGCAAGACCTCATCGGCCAGCGCGTCGGCAGCCTCCGCCTGGCCGATCGCCGTTAGCAGGTGCCCGAGCTCCTCGCACAACGCCAGCACTTCGCTGCGATGCTCGAGCAGGCCGCCGTTGCGGCAGTCGTAGAGCACGGTCAGCGGGTTGATGGCGCAGTTCAGCGCCAGCTTGCGCCAGAGCCGGGCGAGGATGTCTGGCGTCCAGTGCGCGCTGATCTGCGCCTGTTCCAGCGTGTTCAGCCAGGCAGGCGGCTGTGCGTCCTGCGGATCGCCCAGCCAGTTCTGTCCCTTGCCGGCGAATACGACTTCGAAGGGCGCCTGGCGGTAGGCGCCCTCGGTGCTCGAGATGAACAGGCTGCGCGCCTGCGGCCAGCGCTCGGCGATGCGCTGCTGGCTGCCGAGCCCGTTCTGTAACAGCAGGATTTCGCCGCCCGCTGCGAGGCGATGAGCAACCGAGGCGACCGCCGCTTCGGCGTCATAGGCCTTGCAGGCGACCAGCAGGCGTGCGATGGGGAACTCTGCGTTCGGCAGCTCCGCCGGCAGGTTGTGCCGCTGCCATTGACCGCCCGTCTGCAGGGCGAGCCCGCCAGCAGCGCGATAAGCTACCAGTCGCGCCTCGTTGCGCAGGATCAGCTGCACGGCTTCACCGGCCTGGGCCAGCCGGCACGCCCAGAGGCTGCCGAGGCTGCCGGCGCCCAGCACATGCCAGGTCATGCCGGTTGCTTCAGGCGTAGCGGGACGATACGGCCGGTACTGTAGGCGCTGGGCAGCAGTGCGCCGGCCTGTTGCAACAGCTGTTCGGCATTGGTCGGCAGGCCGGAGGCATCCAGGGTGACCAGGCTGACCCCTGCCTTTACCGAAATGAAGCCTTCCTGGGTCTTGAAGGCCTTGAAATTGAGCCCTTCATGCAGACGCTTGAAACTGCTCGGCGAGCAGTTCTGCAGGTTGTCGACCTGGGCCAGCACGCCAAAATGCCGGTCGTCGATGCGCACCAGCGTATCGAGCGGGCGGACCAGCTGCTGCAGGTGCCGGGCCATCGCTTGCAGCAGCTCCTCATAGGTTGCCTCGCCATGCTGCGCCCGGAGCTCGGGGCCGTTCTGCAGGCCGATGTGCAGGTAACACAGGGCGGTGTTGCGGCTTTCCATCTGGCGCAACGTGGCCGCCAGGCGCTGCTCCAGATACCGGCGGTTGCCCAGCCCGGTAACCGCATCGACCTGATTGTGACGCTCCAGCGTGGCGACGTCGGCCGCCAGCTGGCGGTTCTCCTGCTTGAGCTGCTGCAGCGAGCCGCACAGGCGATCGGCGGCGAGCACGCGCGGCAGCAGCTGTTCATGCATCGCGGCCTTGCTGATGAAATCGTCGACGCCCTGATCGAATGCCTGGGCCAGCACCTCGACGCCGTCGCGCCCGGTCAGCAGGATGATGTAGGTGTAGTGACCGCTGCCGCCGTCGAGCTGGCGCACGCGAGCGGTGAGTTGCAAACCGTCCATTTCCGGCATCAGCCAGTCGGCCAGCAGGACGTGGGTCGGGCGTTCGGCCAGCTGACGCAGGGCGTCCTGGGCACTGCTGGCGAAGCGGACATCCCGGTAGCCGGCCTTGTTGAGCACGCGACCGATCATGACGCTGGAGAACTTGGCGTCGTCGACGACCAGGATTCCGAGTTGGGGGTTGGGCATGGGCAGACTCATCGAGAGGGGTGACATCCTTGTCGCTTCGCCGCGGGGCCAGCGGTCTCGTGTCGAGCAGTTATAATGACGGCGCATTCTCAACCGTCAAGCCAGGCGCGAGGGGCTTTGCCAACCGTCGCGCTACTGAATTGGAGAAGATTCAATGCCCTCGTTCGACGTGGTGTCCGAATTGGACAAGCACGAAGTGACCAATGCGGTCGATAACGCCATCAAGGAACTGGACCGTCGCTACGACCTGCGTGGCAAAGGCTCGTTCGAGCTGAAGGATCTGACCGTCCAGCTCACGGCCGAAGCCGATTTCCAATTGGAGCAGATGATCGAGATTCTCAAGTTGAGCCTCGTCAAACGCAAAGTGGATATCCAGTGCCTGGAGTTCAAGGATCCCTATGCCTCGGGCAAGGTCGTCAAGCAGGAAGTGACTATGCGCGAAGGCATCGACAAGGAGCTGGCGAAGAAGATCGTCGCGCTCATCAAGGACGCCAAGCTCAAGGTCCAGGCCGCCATCCAGGGCGAGCAGGTGCGCGTCACCGGCAAGAAGCGTGACGATCTGCAGGAGGCCATCGCCCTGCTGCGCAGCCAGGAACTGGGCATGCCGCTGCAGTTCAACAACTTCCGCGACTGATGACCTCGGCGGGGCGCGATGCCCTGCCAGGCGCCGGTATCGATGCCGGCGTTTTTGCATTGAAGGAGCAACCTTTTGGAATTGAACGTCGACTACCTGATCGATCTATCCGAGTCCTGGCTGCCGCTGGTCCTGCAGTATGCGGGGCAGCTGGGTCTGGCGCTGATCACGCTGGCGCTGGGCTGGTGGCTGATCAACGTGATTACCAGCCGCGTCGGGCGACTGCTGCAGCGACGCCAGGTCGACCCGACGCTGCACGGCTTCATCGGCAGCCTGGCCAGCATCGTATTCAAGGTGCTGCTGCTGGTCAGCGTGGCGTCGATGGTCGGGATCGAAACCACGTCCTTTGTCGCAGCCATCGGTGCGGCCGGCCTGGCCATCGGCCTGGCGCTGCAGGGCAGCCTGTCGAACTTCGCTGGCGGCGTGCTGATCCTGCTGTTCCGTCCGTTCCGGGTCGGAGAGTTCATCGAGGCGCAGGGGATCAGTGGCACGGTGGATTCGATCCAGATCTTCCACACCATTTTGCGCACGCTCGATAACAAGACGGTGATCATGCCCAACGGCAGCCTGTCGAACGGCAACATCATCAATTACTCGCGCCAGCCCCAGCGCCGCGTGGAGACGGCTGTCGGCATCGACTACAGCGCCGATATCAAGACCGCACGCCAGGTGCTGCTGGGTATCGCCGAGGACCCGCGCGTCCTGCGTGAGCCTGCGCCGGTGGTCGTGGTGACCGGGCTGGGCGACAACTCCGTGAACCTGGCGCTGCGCGTCTGGGTCGCCACCGCCGACTGGGGCGCGGTGAATGCCGAGTTTCTCGAGCAGGCCAAGGAGAAACTGGAAGCGGTCGGCATCGGCATTCCGTTTCCGCAGCGGGTGGTGCATCTGGTCCAGCAGTGAGCTGGCGCCCGAGCCCCAGGTCGGATTAAAAAAAGCCCGCATCGAGTGCGGGCTTTTTTTCAGCTGCGTTCGGACACCGCCGCGGTTTCTGCCTCGTTCGGTGGCAGGTTGCCGCGCCGCCATTGCCAGAGGATCAGCACCAGCGTCGGGATACCGAGCAGGGCGGTCACCAGGAAGAAGTCGTGATAACCGAGCTGCTCGACCATCACGCCCGAATAACCGCCCAGCAGGCGTGGCAGCAGCAACATCAGCGAACTGAGCAGCGCGTACTGCGTGGCGGAGAACTTCACGTTGGTCAGGCTCGACAGGTAGGCGACAAACGCGGTCGAGGCCAGGCCTCCGCTGAAGTTGTCGCAGGAAATGGTCACGATCAGCATGTTCAGGTTGGCGCCCATTTCGACCAGCAGCATGAACATCAGGTTTGTCGCTGCCGAGGCCAGGCCACCGATGAAGAGGATCGGCAGGATGCTGAAACGCACGATCAGCAGACCGCCGAAGGCCGCGCCAAGCAGGGTCATCGCCAGGCCGAACAGCTTGCTGACGCTGGCGATCTGGTCCTTGGAGAAGCCCTGGTCGATATAGAAAACGTTGGCCATCACGCCCATTACCGTATCCGACATGCGGTAGGTGGCGATCAGCCCGAGCAGCAGCAGGGCCTGCCAGCGATAGCGCAGGATGAAGTCGGTGATCGGCGTCAGCACCGGGCCCATCAGGATGCGCCCGGGCGCCGACAGACAGCCCGCGCAGATCAACAGATACATGGTGCCGCGCGGCCAGTAGCCGCCCCAGTAGGACTGGAACATGCCGGTGGTGGAGACGATGAGGATGATCAGTACGATCACCGACACCGCCTGGTGGACAAAGTCGAAGCGGGCGGGGCGCTCGCGCTGCGAGGCCTGGTGCAGCATCACCCGGACCGGTACCAGCAGCATCCGCCCCATCGGCGACAGGCTGCCGATGATGAACAGTGCGTACAGCGTGGCGCGCGGCCAGGCCTGGGCGATCAAGGCGTTGATCATTGCCGGAACCGAGATCAGCAACACCAGCAGCAGGCCGACGGCAGCCAGCTGGTGGTTGAAGCTGTAGCGCGGCGGAGTGCTTGGCAGCGGCGTGGCGACCTCCGGCTCGCTGATCACCAGGCTGGTGATCAGCCCGGGCACGATCAGCAGGGCGAAGGCGACATAGGTGGCTGCCCAGGCCGCATGGTCATAGCCGAGGCTGCTCGAGCCCAGCCACTCGGCAAGAAACAGCGCGCCGGCGCTGGCCAGCAGCATGGCGACGCGATAACCGGTCATGTAGCTGGCTGCCAGCGTCGCTTGCAAGCGGTCTTCGGCGATTTCCAGGCGATAGGCGTCGATCGCGATGTCCTGGGTCGCCGAAGCGAAGGCCACCGCCACGGCCAGGGCGATCAGCAGGGTGAGGTTGTGCTGCGGATTGCACAGCGCCATGCCTACCAGCCCCAGCGCGATCACCGCCTGCGAAAGGACCAGCCAGGAGCGCCGCCGGCCCAGCCGGCCGAGCCAGGGCAGGCGCCATTGATCAAGCATCGGCGACCACACCCACTTGAACGCGTAGGCCAGGCTGATCCAGCTGGCGAAGCCGATGGTCTCGCGCGACACGCCCGCCTCGCGCAGCCACACCGACAGCGTGGAAAACACGAGGATTGCCGGCAGGCCGGCCGCGAAGCCGAGCAAGAGCAGGGCAATGCTGGCGGGACTGGCGTAGGCGAGGATGGCAGAACGCCAGGACTCACGGGACATACAGCGGTTTTCTACGACGATCGGGCGAAGCGCGCACTCTAACCGCTCGACTCCGTCGAACGCCAGCCGTGCCGACGCATGTCCACGCGGTCCTTGACGATGGTCAGGCCTTCGGCGCGCAGCCGCGCCCGCTGCTCGGCACCGGCCGCCGAGCCGGCCGGCAGGCTGAGTCGGCCGCCGGCGGCGATCACCCGATGCCAGGGCAGGGTGGTGTCGTCCGGCAGTTGCGACATCAGCCGCCCCACCCAGCGTGCGGCGCGTCCGAGGCCGGCCAGTGCCGCCAGCTCACCGTAGCTGATCACCTTGCCCGGCGGAATCTGCGCCATGATCGCGTAGACGGCGCTGCGCCGTCCGGCCGGGTCGTCCGGCGAGGAAAAAGCAGAGAAGTTGTCAGGCATGGGGCCTCGCTTCGATCGGTCGCCGCTCGCTGAACTCGCATGCCGCCCGGCGGTCTCTGATTGCTGCAGCTGTGTGCATAGGGATAATGCCTCGCTTTTCCATTGCCCCCAACAAGTTGCCGTACTTCGATATGTTTTCCAGAACCCTGCTGTGCGTTTCGCTTTGTGCGTTTTCCCTGCCTGCTCTTTCCGACACCATCTGGCTGAAGAACGGCGACCGCCTGACCGGCAAGATCAGTGTGCTCGACGGCGGCAAGCTGCTCATCGAGACCGACTATGGCGGTTCCATTCCGGTCCAGTGGAAAAAGGTGCGAACCCTGCAGAGCGACCAGAAGCTGCTGATCAAGCTCGACGAGGTCACCGGCGAGGTGGCGCAGTCGATGCAGGCGGCCGAGGACGGCAAGGTTACGCTGACCAACGGTGGCGAGCCGCAGACCGTCGCGCTTGCCGACATCTCGCAGATCATTCATCCCAAGCCACTGATCCAGGATTTCCTCTGGGAAGGCAACGTCGATGTCGCGCTCGACTACAAGCGCGCCGAGAACGACACCGACGACTACGACATAGCGTTCGATACGAAGGCGCGCCACGGCCTCTGGCGGCACAACGGCAAGGCCAGCTACAACCGCGAGTACCGCGATGGCGTGACGGTGACCGACAACTGGGACGCCGAGTATGCGCTGGACCGTTTTCTCGATGACAAGTGGTTCTGGCAGGGCCGCCTGGACTACAAGCGTGACCAGATCGAGGACGTGCGCCGCCAGCTCACCGTGGGTACCGGTCCGGGTTATCAGTTCTGGGACAACGATCTGGGCGCCTTCTCGCTGGCCGGGCTGATCAACCGCAGCGACTACGAGTTCGCCGATGGCAGCAAGGAGAATTTCTACCTGCTGGCCGGCAAGTGGGACTACAACCGTTACCTGATCGGCAAGACCTTTGAGCTGTTCAGCACCGGCGAACTGGGCAAGCCGCTGGAGGACGTGGCCGACTACTCGCTCGATGCCGAGGTCGGCCTGCGCTACAAGGTCACCGACTGGGCCTCGCTGAACATGAAGGCCGAAAAGGACATCATCAGCGGTGCCGACAGTGACCTGGACGAGACCCGCTACAGCCTCGGCTTTGGTGTCGGCTGGTAAGCGCGGCGGGTCTCTGCGCTCTTGCGGCCAGGCCCGCCTGCGGCGGGCTGGCTGGCTCGCGTGGTGACATCGATTACAGGCGCAAGCCGCCGTCGAGTTCGAGAATGCGTCCGCTGTAGTAGTCGTTCTCGAAGATGAACGCCACTGCCTG is part of the Stutzerimonas balearica DSM 6083 genome and harbors:
- a CDS encoding DUF3182 family protein, translating into MSKEGSVRAPRGVVLTYPNRHHEPQHERSVHAALAERLADLLGYHYGGDYRPGTVPGGHIYLVPSGTIVGSQEARELGLEAETDLFGGFVPHPFVQTKAITHPLVRSEADAPVGWSRDFCAQVRDSVLPGYSAFTRDNARDAGLRLLHEGPVRIKPVRATGGRGQVEIHDVAALDQALAELDERELETYGLVLESNLAQVTTFSVGQVQVGDQLASYYGTQCLTPDNNGQQVYGGSDLVVVSGDFDALLRCDLDEATRLAVEQARVYDRAARSCFRGLVASRRNYDIARGVDARGRACSGVLEQSWRIGGASGAEIAALQALRADPDRVVHAATRELYGESQAIPSDAEVLFRGEDSEIGFVTKCVVVRHGSA
- a CDS encoding cob(I)yrinic acid a,c-diamide adenosyltransferase, with translation MGNRLSKIYTRTGDRGETGLGDGRRVAKDHPRVEAMGEVDTLNSHLGLLLAELAEAQIQWPALDELIPVLAPCQHRLFDLGGELAMPEYQALDEAEVARLEAAIDRWNAELGPLKEFILPGGSRLIAQAHLCRSLTRTAERRCQQLSSSEPLRPVLLAYLNRLSDLLFVAARLIARRQGCAEVLWQAATPDATHA
- a CDS encoding alpha/beta hydrolase family protein; translation: MAAHSEAIDILVDEEHIAGTFLTPPPRMPGVLFVHGWGGSQQRDLERARGIAGLGCVCLSFDLRGHGQTFAQQQTVTREQNLNDVLAAYDMLAAHPHIDPAAIAVVGTSYGGYLAALLTGLRPVKWLALRVPALYRDEDWAVPKRQLDRAVLNELRTSRVLPTENRALAACARFEGDVLLVESEKDHLVPHQTIMNYRAAFQKTHSLTHRIIFGADHALSHERCQEAYTSILVNWTTEMVIGARLHERSAGGFRPVGEPPPD
- a CDS encoding ion transporter, whose translation is MRTREGLHAAWEALVVALVCLNLGLILFDSLFAVPQINQLIAEVAPAAHRLYDQRVHAHFPLIDLAFVAVFLFDVLLGWTIALFERRYARWYYYPFAHWYDVLGCIPLSGFRWLRVLRVGALLIRLQRLGVIDMRTWALYGVINRYYLLLIEELSDRVMVRLFGRMQQELGSTDDLSRRLIEEVIRPRKQRLIADIARRVQSMLESGYRDNRGDIDGYVSQLIHQAMEDTPEIRRLRRLPLGGHLADSLDTALIDIVTRLIRAAVEGLRGEQFQALANRLADECFDAWVYQDENTDLALEGVLVDVLEVLKQQVLDRRWSRFVGPNPPPTPPR
- the ahpF gene encoding alkyl hydroperoxide reductase subunit F; translation: MLDANLKTQLKAYLEKVTQPFEIVASLDDSAKSEEMLALLNDINGLSDKISLNTAGNDARRPSFALVRHDREIDLRFAGLPMGHEFTSLVLALLQVGGHPSKLAPELIEQIQALEGEYRFETYFSLSCQNCPDVVQALNLMAVLNPNIHHVAIDGALFQDEVEARQIMSVPSLYLNGEPFGQGRMGVEEILAKLDTGAGARDAEKLKAKSAFDVLVIGGGPAGAAAAIYAARKGIRTGVAAERFGGQVLDTMAIENFISVKETEGPKLARALEEHVREYEVDVMNLQRASQLIPAGDDGLHTVRFDNGGELKAKTLILATGARWREMNVPGEQEYRGRGVAYCPHCDGPLFKGKRVAVIGGGNSGVEAAIDLAGIVAHVTLLEFGESLRADAVLQRKLKSLPNVTILTMAQTTEVKGDGQKVTGLVYKDRHSDEVRDLELEGIFVQIGLLPNSDWLKGTVNLSRFGEIEVDAKGQTNIPGVFAAGDVTTVPYKQIVIALGEGAKASLSAFDHLIRSSAPVI